One Halovivax ruber XH-70 genomic region harbors:
- a CDS encoding elongation factor EF-2, with translation MGRRKKIVQECERLMDDPENIRNIAIAAHVDHGKTTLSDNLLAGAGMISDETAGEQLAMDTEEDEQERGITIDAANVSMTHEYEDTNHLINLIDTPGHVDFGGDVTRAMRAVDGALVVVDAVEGAMPQTETVLRQALREGVKPTLFINKVDRLISELQEGPEEMQERLLSVIRDVNDLIRGMTEEMDDIEDWTVSVEDGTVGFGSALYKWGVSMPSMQRTGMDFGEIMELERADKRQELHERTPLSDVVLDMVCEHFPNPVDAQPMRIPRIWRGDAESELAETMRLVDESGEVVLMVTDIAMDPHAGEVASGRVFSGTLEKGQELYVSGTAGKNRVQSVGIYMGGEREEVDQVPAGNIAAVTGLRDAIAGSTVSSTEMTPFESIEHISEPVITKSVEAQTMDDLPKLIETLRQVSKEDPTIQIEINEDTGEHLISGQGELHLEVQTQRIEKNQGIPVNTGEPIVVYREAIQRDSDTVEGISPNRHNRFYISVEPLTDDLVDTLRMGEASMDMPELERREALQDAGMDKDDSQVVEHIHGTNILLDETKGIQHLNETMELFIEGLEEALDNGPLANEPIQGTLIRLHDAKLHEDTIHRGPAQVIPATREAVHKSLIDGHIAMKEPMQDVRIDVPNDHMGAASGEIQGRRGRVDDMYQEGDLMVVEGIAPVDEMIGFASDIRSATEGRASWNTENAGFEFMADSLQRDKTMEIRERKGMKLELPPSVDYF, from the coding sequence ATGGGCCGACGCAAGAAGATCGTACAGGAGTGTGAACGGCTGATGGACGACCCGGAGAACATCCGGAACATCGCCATCGCCGCTCACGTCGACCACGGTAAAACAACACTTTCGGACAACCTGCTCGCGGGGGCCGGCATGATCTCTGACGAGACCGCCGGCGAACAGCTCGCGATGGACACCGAAGAGGACGAACAGGAACGCGGCATCACCATCGACGCGGCGAACGTCTCGATGACCCACGAGTACGAGGATACCAACCACCTCATCAACCTCATCGACACGCCGGGCCACGTCGACTTCGGTGGCGACGTCACCCGTGCGATGCGCGCCGTCGACGGTGCGCTCGTCGTCGTCGACGCCGTCGAAGGGGCGATGCCCCAGACCGAGACCGTCCTGCGACAGGCGCTGCGCGAAGGCGTCAAGCCGACCCTGTTCATCAACAAGGTCGACCGCCTCATCTCGGAGCTCCAGGAGGGGCCAGAGGAGATGCAGGAACGACTCCTCTCCGTCATCCGCGACGTCAACGACCTCATCCGTGGCATGACCGAGGAGATGGACGACATCGAGGACTGGACCGTCTCCGTCGAGGACGGCACCGTCGGCTTCGGTTCCGCCCTCTACAAGTGGGGCGTCTCGATGCCCTCGATGCAGCGCACGGGCATGGACTTCGGCGAAATCATGGAACTCGAGCGCGCAGACAAGCGCCAGGAGCTCCACGAGCGGACGCCGCTGTCGGACGTCGTCCTGGACATGGTCTGTGAGCACTTCCCGAACCCGGTCGACGCCCAGCCCATGCGTATCCCGCGCATCTGGCGCGGTGACGCCGAGTCCGAACTCGCCGAGACGATGCGACTCGTCGACGAGAGCGGCGAGGTCGTCCTGATGGTCACCGACATCGCGATGGACCCACACGCCGGCGAAGTGGCGTCCGGCCGTGTCTTCTCCGGCACGCTGGAGAAGGGCCAGGAGCTGTACGTTTCGGGGACCGCTGGCAAGAATCGCGTCCAGAGCGTCGGCATCTACATGGGTGGCGAGCGCGAGGAGGTCGACCAGGTCCCGGCCGGCAACATCGCCGCCGTCACCGGTCTCCGCGACGCCATCGCTGGCTCGACGGTTTCGTCCACCGAGATGACGCCGTTCGAGTCCATCGAACACATCTCCGAGCCGGTCATCACGAAGTCCGTCGAGGCCCAGACGATGGACGACCTGCCGAAGCTCATCGAGACGCTCCGTCAGGTCTCCAAGGAAGACCCCACCATCCAGATCGAGATCAACGAGGACACCGGCGAGCACCTCATCTCCGGGCAGGGTGAACTCCACCTCGAGGTTCAGACCCAGCGTATCGAGAAGAACCAGGGCATCCCGGTCAACACCGGCGAACCGATCGTCGTCTACCGCGAGGCTATCCAGCGCGACTCCGACACGGTCGAGGGTATCTCGCCGAACCGCCACAACCGCTTCTACATCTCCGTCGAGCCGCTCACGGACGACCTCGTCGACACTCTCCGGATGGGCGAGGCCTCGATGGACATGCCGGAACTCGAACGCCGCGAGGCGCTGCAGGACGCCGGCATGGACAAGGACGACTCACAGGTCGTCGAGCACATCCACGGGACCAACATCCTGCTCGACGAGACGAAGGGGATCCAGCACCTGAACGAGACGATGGAGCTGTTCATCGAGGGGCTCGAGGAAGCCCTCGACAACGGCCCGCTGGCCAACGAGCCCATTCAGGGGACGCTCATCCGGCTGCACGACGCCAAGCTCCACGAGGACACCATCCACCGCGGGCCTGCCCAGGTCATCCCCGCGACCCGCGAAGCCGTCCACAAGTCGCTGATCGACGGCCACATCGCCATGAAAGAACCCATGCAGGACGTCCGCATCGACGTCCCCAACGACCACATGGGCGCCGCCTCCGGCGAGATCCAGGGCCGTCGTGGCCGCGTCGACGACATGTACCAGGAAGGCGACCTCATGGTCGTCGAGGGCATCGCCCCCGTCGACGAGATGATCGGCTTCGCCAGCGACATCCGCTCCGCCACCGAAGGCCGTGCCTCCTGGAACACGGAGAACGCCGGCTTCGAGTTCATGGCCGACTCGCTCCAGCGCGACAAGACCATGGAGATCCGCGAGCGCAAGGGCATGAAGCTCGAACTGCCCCCCAGCGTCGATTACTTCTAA
- a CDS encoding class I SAM-dependent methyltransferase produces MDEDRASGEITIPGYDTLAERGDAVETSPWGDSAYQRHYVWPGVEPLLPELSGARVLDAGCGIGEYVGRFLERGADVVGFDASAEATAIARKRYGDRATFYRADLTEPLEFVPDDAFDLVFCNLVLDHVEDWKPAFTAFRRHLAPDGELVFTTIHPMRRYRRHRDELSGYHETDSYVLEWGETDAQIVQYHRPIEEIVDSLGESGFRLDEFREIRPRERYEAHNPERYETAMEAPDTLCVRARPIGTDR; encoded by the coding sequence ATGGACGAAGACCGAGCGTCGGGAGAGATCACAATCCCAGGCTACGACACGCTCGCCGAACGAGGTGACGCCGTCGAAACGAGTCCGTGGGGCGACAGCGCCTACCAGCGCCACTACGTCTGGCCGGGCGTCGAACCACTTCTCCCCGAACTCTCCGGGGCGCGAGTGCTCGACGCCGGCTGCGGGATCGGTGAATACGTGGGTCGGTTTCTCGAGCGCGGTGCCGACGTCGTCGGTTTCGACGCCAGCGCCGAGGCCACTGCCATCGCGCGAAAGCGCTACGGCGACCGTGCCACGTTCTATCGAGCGGACCTCACCGAACCGCTCGAATTCGTACCTGACGACGCGTTCGACCTGGTGTTCTGCAACCTCGTGCTGGACCACGTCGAGGACTGGAAACCGGCGTTCACGGCGTTCCGGCGACACCTCGCTCCTGACGGGGAGTTGGTGTTCACGACGATCCACCCGATGCGCCGCTACCGGCGCCACCGCGACGAGCTCTCGGGCTACCACGAGACGGACTCGTACGTCCTCGAGTGGGGAGAGACGGACGCCCAGATCGTGCAGTACCACCGACCAATCGAGGAGATCGTCGACTCGCTCGGTGAGAGTGGTTTTCGCCTGGACGAGTTTCGAGAGATACGACCGCGAGAGCGCTACGAGGCCCATAATCCTGAACGGTACGAGACGGCGATGGAAGCGCCCGACACGCTTTGCGTACGGGCGAGACCGATCGGGACCGACCGATAG